One window of Desulfobacca acetoxidans DSM 11109 genomic DNA carries:
- the nusG gene encoding transcription termination/antitermination protein NusG translates to MAQKWYVVHTYSGFEKKVKDALEERARSRGMQDLITQVLVPTEQVEEMIKGQRRISHRKFYPGYVLVRMELNDDTWHLVQDTPKVTGFIGGRMEPAVIPDAEAEKVINQIKEGALKPKPKIKFELGDKVRVIDGPFTNFNGVVDEVKGEKGRVRVMISVFGRPTPVELEFSQVEKT, encoded by the coding sequence TTGGCTCAAAAATGGTACGTCGTGCATACGTATTCCGGATTTGAAAAGAAAGTTAAAGATGCCTTGGAAGAGCGCGCCCGCAGTCGCGGTATGCAAGACCTCATCACCCAGGTTCTGGTCCCGACCGAACAGGTAGAGGAGATGATCAAAGGACAGCGGCGCATTTCGCACCGCAAGTTTTATCCGGGGTATGTGCTGGTCAGAATGGAACTGAATGACGACACCTGGCACCTGGTGCAAGATACACCTAAAGTAACCGGCTTTATCGGAGGCCGGATGGAACCGGCGGTCATTCCCGATGCTGAAGCGGAAAAGGTCATCAACCAGATTAAAGAGGGAGCACTCAAGCCTAAACCAAAGATTAAGTTTGAGTTAGGCGACAAGGTCCGGGTAATCGATGGGCCTTTTACCAACTTTAATGGCGTGGTAGATGAGGTTAAAGGGGAAAAGGGCCGGGTGCGCGTGATGATCAGTGTATTCGGACGTCCCACTCCGGTAGAGCTTGAATTCTCCCAAGTGGAAAAAACTTAG
- the secE gene encoding preprotein translocase subunit SecE produces MKKIKIKEKAGEKGQDVIAKELTKKPGKGQLVKIKPKKSKTFTWPAIGDYWVRTKQFIQEAWVELKKVTWPGQKETLGATAVVIVLVFLVSFYLGIVDLGLSRLVKYIIG; encoded by the coding sequence ATGAAAAAGATAAAAATTAAAGAAAAAGCCGGAGAAAAAGGCCAAGATGTGATCGCCAAAGAGTTGACCAAAAAACCTGGCAAAGGTCAATTGGTCAAAATCAAACCCAAAAAGAGTAAGACCTTTACTTGGCCGGCGATTGGAGACTATTGGGTTCGCACCAAACAGTTCATCCAGGAGGCCTGGGTAGAGCTGAAAAAGGTTACCTGGCCCGGACAGAAGGAAACCCTGGGAGCAACGGCGGTCGTCATTGTTTTAGTCTTTCTGGTCTCTTTCTATTTAGGAATCGTAGACTTGGGCCTTTCCCGACTGGTTAAGTACATTATCGGGTGA
- the rpmG gene encoding 50S ribosomal protein L33: MRDIIILACTECKRRNYTTTKNKRRKPDRLELKKFCPSCRAHTSHRETK; the protein is encoded by the coding sequence ATGCGCGATATTATAATATTAGCCTGTACCGAGTGTAAACGCCGGAATTATACGACCACCAAGAACAAACGTCGCAAACCAGATAGACTGGAATTGAAGAAATTCTGTCCTTCTTGTCGGGCGCATACATCCCATCGGGAAACTAAGTAA
- the tuf gene encoding elongation factor Tu — protein MAKKKFERKKPHVNIGTIGHIDHGKTTLTAAITKHLSLKGMAEYVPFDQIDKAPEEKERGITIATAHVEYETDNRHYAHVDCPGHADYIKNMITGAAQMDGAILVVGADDGPMPQTREHILLARQVGVPYIVVFLNKVDMVDDPELIELVELELRELLSKYDFPGDDIPIVKGSALKALESDDPKSEAAACIFELMKAVDGYIPEPVRDVDKPFLMPIEDVFSISGRGTVVTGRVERGIIKVQEEVEIVGFGPTFKTVCTGVEMFRKILDQGQAGDNIGILLRGTKKDEVERGQVVAKPGSITPHTKFKAEVYVLNKEEGGRHTPFFSGYRPQFYLRTTDVTGVVTLPEGVEMVMPGDNVAIEVHLITPVALEKELRFAIREGGRTVGAGVVTEIVE, from the coding sequence ATGGCCAAGAAGAAGTTTGAGCGGAAGAAGCCCCACGTCAACATCGGTACGATCGGGCATATTGACCATGGCAAGACAACGCTGACGGCGGCGATTACCAAACATCTGTCGTTGAAAGGGATGGCGGAATACGTGCCTTTTGACCAGATCGACAAGGCGCCGGAAGAAAAAGAGCGGGGGATCACCATTGCCACGGCCCACGTCGAATACGAGACGGACAATCGCCATTATGCCCATGTGGATTGTCCGGGGCACGCCGACTATATCAAGAACATGATCACCGGAGCGGCCCAGATGGACGGCGCCATCCTGGTGGTGGGAGCCGACGACGGTCCCATGCCCCAGACCCGGGAGCACATCCTGCTGGCCCGGCAGGTGGGCGTACCCTACATCGTCGTCTTCCTGAACAAAGTGGACATGGTGGACGACCCCGAGCTCATCGAACTGGTGGAACTGGAACTGCGAGAGTTGCTCTCCAAATACGATTTTCCGGGGGATGATATCCCGATCGTCAAGGGTTCGGCCCTGAAGGCGCTGGAATCGGACGACCCCAAATCCGAGGCGGCGGCCTGCATCTTCGAGCTGATGAAGGCGGTAGATGGCTATATCCCCGAGCCGGTCCGGGATGTCGACAAACCCTTCCTGATGCCCATCGAAGACGTCTTCTCTATCTCGGGACGGGGTACCGTCGTCACCGGCCGGGTGGAGCGGGGCATCATCAAGGTCCAGGAGGAAGTCGAGATCGTCGGGTTCGGCCCCACCTTCAAGACCGTTTGCACCGGGGTGGAGATGTTCCGCAAGATCCTGGACCAGGGACAGGCGGGCGATAATATCGGCATCCTGCTGCGCGGCACCAAGAAAGATGAGGTGGAGCGCGGCCAGGTAGTAGCCAAGCCGGGTTCGATCACCCCCCACACCAAGTTCAAGGCCGAGGTCTACGTCCTCAATAAAGAGGAAGGCGGGCGTCACACCCCCTTCTTCAGCGGCTACCGGCCCCAATTCTACCTGCGCACTACCGACGTCACCGGTGTCGTTACCCTGCCGGAAGGAGTGGAGATGGTGATGCCGGGGGACAACGTCGCCATCGAAGTACACCTCATCACTCCGGTGGCACTCGAAAAAGAACTGCGTTTCGCCATCCGGGAAGGCGGCCGCACCGTCGGCGCCGGCGTCGTTACCGAAATCGTTGAATAA
- a CDS encoding MerR family transcriptional regulator — protein MSDKLLEGDLLLNIDQVSRLTGVRKSTLRYWEKSFEEFLKPVRTESNRREYRLTDVDMIQTIKRLIEEEHLTNTGVRLKLKQFLAEMKKNNVRRRPQQY, from the coding sequence ATGTCTGATAAGCTACTAGAGGGCGATTTATTATTAAACATCGATCAGGTATCTCGATTGACGGGAGTGAGAAAATCAACTCTGCGGTATTGGGAAAAATCCTTTGAGGAGTTTCTCAAGCCGGTCCGGACAGAATCGAATCGTCGAGAGTACCGCCTCACAGATGTGGATATGATTCAGACCATCAAGCGGTTGATCGAAGAAGAGCATTTAACGAATACCGGCGTCCGGCTGAAGCTAAAGCAGTTTTTAGCGGAGATGAAAAAGAATAACGTCAGGAGACGTCCTCAGCAGTATTGA
- a CDS encoding (Fe-S)-binding protein has protein sequence MAVQLFIPCYVDQYTPQVARALCQLLDYLGIAWTYPATQTCCGQFAYNAGDWTSARRLMRHFFTVFNRTEAIICPSASCVLTVRCHYPSLIETPHDADHLQQLQPLVLEFSEWLFSILPLPYSLNFPGKVLLHQSCAARQLGSLPKMRHILSTVSQLELLEMPSSYACCGFGGLFSVKRPELSQAIGLNYLTAARSTGAEALVSPDVGCLLHLQGLLQARGLTWPLYHLSELLLQTLQYC, from the coding sequence ATGGCGGTTCAACTCTTTATCCCCTGTTATGTCGATCAATACACTCCACAGGTAGCCCGGGCCCTCTGCCAACTCCTGGATTACCTGGGCATCGCCTGGACCTACCCTGCTACCCAAACCTGCTGTGGGCAATTTGCCTATAACGCTGGCGATTGGACCTCCGCCCGCCGTCTGATGCGCCATTTTTTTACGGTGTTTAACCGCACCGAGGCCATCATCTGCCCCAGTGCCTCCTGCGTCCTTACCGTTCGCTGTCATTACCCCTCTCTCATCGAAACACCCCACGACGCCGATCATCTTCAACAACTCCAGCCTTTGGTACTGGAATTCAGCGAATGGCTGTTTTCTATTCTTCCTCTACCATATTCCCTGAACTTCCCCGGTAAGGTTTTACTGCATCAATCCTGCGCCGCCAGGCAACTTGGCAGCCTGCCGAAAATGCGGCATATACTTTCCACCGTTTCCCAATTAGAATTACTCGAAATGCCCTCTTCCTATGCCTGCTGCGGCTTTGGAGGCCTCTTCTCAGTCAAACGCCCTGAATTATCTCAGGCAATCGGCCTCAACTATCTAACCGCGGCGAGATCAACCGGCGCTGAAGCCCTGGTCTCTCCCGACGTCGGCTGCCTCCTCCATTTACAGGGTCTGCTACAAGCCCGAGGTCTCACCTGGCCCCTGTACCATCTGAGTGAATTGCTTCTCCAAACGCTTCAATACTGCTGA
- a CDS encoding CdaR family protein gives MKKYLASLKKNKGLKFLALLLALIAWFAVGSEERTETTLQLALELTNIPRNLIVTNEIPTLLEVRVQGPRSVIRELTNEKLHKKIDLSGAKTGSHTIPLPPSSLNFPRGVVVTRIRPNALSITLDQALTRQLDVQPVIKGSPAPGFEVGEVILTPKQVLIRGPKRDLNQLKFINTIPIDINNLSSSIVKDVELDFKNLSITYLENEPLVVKITIRPKLQTKTFVNINVLPVQDSGTAHLSPSKVAVTVRGPSTNLEHLRPEDISAKVSLKNLKPGRYEVRVAVEVSDGLEVLKVAPGKIKVNLRRAKSP, from the coding sequence ATGAAAAAATATCTCGCCTCTTTGAAAAAAAATAAAGGCCTTAAATTCCTGGCCCTACTCCTGGCACTAATCGCCTGGTTCGCCGTCGGATCGGAGGAACGCACCGAGACCACGTTACAACTGGCCCTGGAACTTACCAATATCCCCAGGAATCTTATCGTTACCAATGAAATCCCCACCCTCCTGGAAGTGCGGGTGCAAGGTCCGCGCAGCGTTATCCGAGAATTAACGAACGAAAAACTGCACAAAAAAATTGACCTTTCCGGTGCCAAAACCGGTAGCCATACTATCCCCCTGCCCCCCAGCAGTCTGAATTTCCCGCGCGGCGTGGTTGTCACCCGCATCCGGCCCAACGCCCTGTCAATCACCTTGGACCAGGCTTTGACCCGCCAATTGGACGTGCAGCCGGTCATTAAGGGCTCACCGGCACCCGGCTTTGAAGTGGGTGAAGTCATCCTGACACCAAAACAAGTACTCATCAGGGGACCGAAACGCGACCTCAATCAACTTAAGTTTATCAACACCATCCCAATCGATATCAATAACTTAAGTTCCTCCATAGTCAAAGACGTTGAACTGGATTTTAAAAACCTCTCCATAACGTATCTGGAAAACGAACCCCTGGTGGTGAAAATTACTATCCGGCCTAAACTCCAAACCAAGACCTTTGTCAATATCAACGTCCTACCTGTACAGGATAGTGGGACGGCGCACCTCTCCCCTTCCAAGGTTGCTGTCACGGTGCGCGGACCTTCCACCAACCTGGAACATCTCCGCCCGGAGGACATAAGCGCTAAAGTCTCTTTAAAGAATTTGAAGCCTGGGAGGTACGAAGTACGGGTAGCGGTTGAAGTATCCGATGGACTTGAGGTCTTGAAGGTCGCACCGGGGAAAATCAAAGTCAATCTGAGGCGAGCCAAATCTCCTTGA
- the cdaA gene encoding diadenylate cyclase CdaA, with translation MITDILNIRWQDVIDIILTAILIYQLLLLLRGTQGIQILAGILILLLAYWGARRLDFFTLEWILESFVKSLLLIAIILFQSDIRRMLSRVGRRAIFPAGYSEPKILEEIANATDSLAKQKIGGLFVLKRQGKLRDIIEGGIRLDATVSCELLLTLFWPNSPTHDGAVIISGDQILAAGCVLPLSNRPDLDKALGTRHRAGLGVTEHSDAIAIIISEERGQVSLAQEGRLTMNLSRTQLLHNLNEIFTKNESTNTGWYEKISRLFEKK, from the coding sequence ATGATCACCGATATATTAAACATCCGCTGGCAAGATGTTATTGATATCATCCTGACTGCCATCCTCATTTACCAGCTTTTACTCCTCCTGCGCGGTACCCAGGGCATTCAGATCCTTGCCGGCATCCTCATCCTGCTCCTTGCTTATTGGGGCGCCCGGCGTTTGGATTTTTTCACCCTCGAGTGGATCTTGGAAAGCTTTGTCAAAAGCCTCCTGTTGATTGCGATCATCTTATTTCAGTCCGACATCCGCCGCATGTTGAGCCGAGTCGGGCGCCGGGCTATTTTTCCCGCCGGTTATTCCGAACCCAAAATTTTAGAGGAAATTGCCAACGCTACTGATAGCCTCGCCAAACAAAAGATCGGCGGTCTCTTCGTCTTGAAACGCCAGGGTAAACTTCGCGATATCATAGAAGGGGGCATCCGGTTGGATGCCACAGTCAGCTGCGAGCTTTTACTCACCCTGTTCTGGCCCAACAGCCCGACCCATGACGGCGCCGTCATCATCTCCGGAGATCAGATTCTGGCCGCCGGTTGTGTTTTGCCCCTCAGTAACAGACCTGATCTTGACAAAGCCTTGGGCACCAGGCATCGCGCCGGTCTCGGTGTCACTGAACATTCGGATGCTATCGCCATCATCATCTCGGAAGAAAGGGGACAGGTATCTCTGGCCCAGGAAGGCCGGCTAACCATGAATCTCAGCCGCACCCAACTGCTCCACAATCTCAATGAAATCTTTACCAAGAACGAATCAACAAATACAGGCTGGTATGAAAAAATATCTCGCCTCTTTGAAAAAAAATAA
- the folP gene encoding dihydropteroate synthase, with translation MAPLHQLVIGKQTFDLAHRSLLMGVLNVTPDSFSDGGFFFSHDAAIQQALQLAADGADIIDIGGESTRPFAPPLSLQEELDRVIPVIRTIRRELDTLISIDTYKAAVAQAALEAGANLINDISALRFDPDMAPLAAQSGVPVVLMHMQGTPQDMQVDPHYNDLVGDIKTFLAQRRDFACAQGIDPANIILDVGIGFGKTLAHNLELLQRLDEFRNLDCPLLLGVSRKAFIGRILHVPVTERDIGGLGAIILGLVRGANIIRTHNAAYAKQAIAVAEAILHSYPR, from the coding sequence ATGGCGCCGCTTCACCAATTGGTCATCGGTAAGCAAACCTTTGACCTCGCACACCGATCACTGCTCATGGGGGTCCTCAACGTTACGCCCGACTCCTTCTCTGATGGCGGCTTTTTCTTCAGCCACGACGCTGCCATCCAACAAGCCCTGCAACTAGCCGCTGACGGAGCTGATATTATCGATATCGGCGGTGAATCAACCCGTCCCTTCGCCCCCCCTCTCTCCCTGCAAGAGGAACTTGACCGGGTTATCCCGGTAATCCGAACCATTCGCCGGGAATTGGATACACTCATTTCTATTGATACCTATAAAGCTGCCGTGGCCCAAGCCGCCTTGGAGGCCGGCGCCAACCTCATCAACGATATCAGTGCCTTGCGATTTGATCCCGACATGGCACCATTAGCCGCACAGTCCGGCGTTCCGGTCGTGCTCATGCATATGCAGGGAACCCCGCAAGATATGCAGGTTGACCCCCACTATAATGACCTGGTAGGTGATATTAAAACCTTTCTGGCTCAACGTCGGGATTTTGCCTGCGCCCAGGGGATTGATCCGGCCAATATCATCTTAGACGTCGGCATCGGCTTCGGTAAAACCCTGGCCCACAATCTCGAACTGCTCCAGCGGCTGGATGAATTCCGCAATCTGGATTGCCCCCTGTTGCTGGGAGTCTCGCGTAAGGCCTTTATCGGCAGGATATTACATGTCCCGGTAACCGAACGCGATATCGGCGGGTTGGGCGCCATCATCCTGGGCCTCGTCAGAGGGGCCAATATCATCCGTACCCACAACGCAGCTTATGCCAAGCAAGCGATCGCCGTCGCTGAAGCTATCCTGCACAGCTATCCTCGCTAG
- the ftsH gene encoding ATP-dependent zinc metalloprotease FtsH — protein sequence MNNNRLSPFYKNIALWLLIGLVVTMLFNFFNKSQLAREKSQLSYSKFLDLVNEGKIARVVIQGEEITGEHLDGKAFHTYAPKDPDLVKFLREKGIELSAKPADDSPWYTTLLISWLPMIVLVGIWIFFMRQMQTGGGKAMSFGKSRARLLNESSKKVTFSDVAGIDEVKEEVSEIIDFLKDPKRFTRLGGRIPKGVLLVGPPGTGKTLLARAIAGEAGVPFFSISGSDFVEMFVGVGAARVRDLFLQGKKNAPCIIFIDEIDAVGRHRGAGLGGGHDEREQTLNQLLVEMDGFESNEGVILIAATNRPDVLDPALLRPGRFDRQVVVPIPDLKGRESILKVHTRKIPLADIVNLFVLARGTPGFSGADLENLVNEAAIFAARDNKDRVSMEDFEQAKDKILMGSERKSMIISDEERKNTAYHEAGHTLAAKLIPGTDPIHKVTIIPRGRALGVTQQLPLDEKHTYTKEYLLNTLAVLMGGRVAEELVLQHLTTGAGNDIERATDLARKMVCNWGMSNSLGPLAFGKREEHIFLGREIAQHRDFSEETARLIDAEIKGFVEQSYQRVRVLIRQNEPGLHALAKALLEKETLSSDEVDAIVSQHANSDLPPPNDTADSDLPSAVNS from the coding sequence ATGAATAATAATCGCCTCAGCCCCTTTTATAAAAACATTGCTCTCTGGTTGCTGATCGGCTTAGTCGTGACCATGCTCTTTAACTTCTTTAATAAGTCCCAACTTGCCCGAGAAAAATCGCAGCTCAGCTATAGCAAGTTCCTCGACCTGGTTAACGAGGGCAAAATAGCCCGCGTCGTCATTCAGGGTGAGGAAATTACCGGTGAACATCTAGACGGTAAGGCCTTTCACACCTACGCCCCCAAAGATCCCGATCTCGTTAAATTCCTGCGGGAAAAAGGCATTGAACTTTCTGCCAAGCCAGCCGATGACTCTCCGTGGTACACTACGCTGCTCATCTCCTGGCTGCCAATGATCGTTCTGGTCGGCATCTGGATCTTTTTCATGCGCCAGATGCAGACCGGCGGTGGTAAAGCCATGTCGTTCGGCAAAAGCCGCGCCCGCCTGCTTAATGAAAGCTCCAAGAAGGTGACTTTTAGCGACGTTGCCGGCATCGATGAGGTCAAGGAAGAAGTCTCCGAAATCATTGATTTTCTTAAAGACCCCAAGAGGTTCACCCGCCTGGGCGGCCGCATCCCCAAGGGCGTCCTCCTGGTCGGACCACCCGGCACCGGCAAGACCCTTCTAGCCCGCGCTATCGCCGGAGAAGCCGGGGTCCCCTTTTTCAGTATCAGTGGCTCTGACTTTGTGGAAATGTTCGTCGGGGTCGGTGCTGCGCGCGTCCGCGACCTCTTTCTGCAAGGGAAAAAAAACGCCCCCTGCATCATCTTCATCGATGAAATTGATGCCGTCGGCCGTCATCGCGGCGCCGGTTTGGGCGGTGGCCATGATGAACGGGAACAGACCCTGAATCAGTTGTTGGTGGAAATGGATGGCTTCGAATCCAATGAAGGGGTCATCCTCATAGCCGCCACCAACCGCCCCGATGTGCTCGACCCCGCCCTGCTGCGCCCGGGCCGTTTTGACCGCCAGGTAGTAGTACCCATACCAGATCTTAAAGGCCGGGAAAGTATTTTAAAGGTTCATACCCGGAAGATTCCTCTGGCGGACATCGTCAACCTCTTCGTCCTGGCCCGCGGAACTCCGGGCTTCTCCGGCGCCGATCTCGAAAATCTGGTTAACGAAGCAGCTATCTTCGCTGCCCGAGATAATAAAGACCGCGTGTCGATGGAAGACTTTGAACAGGCCAAGGATAAGATCCTCATGGGCTCCGAGCGCAAGAGTATGATCATTTCCGATGAAGAGCGCAAAAACACTGCTTACCACGAGGCTGGCCACACCTTGGCAGCCAAACTCATTCCGGGAACCGATCCCATTCACAAAGTCACCATCATCCCTCGCGGGCGTGCCCTCGGTGTCACCCAACAACTGCCTTTGGATGAAAAACATACTTATACCAAAGAATATCTGCTGAACACCCTGGCGGTCCTCATGGGCGGACGCGTTGCCGAGGAACTGGTCTTACAGCATCTCACCACCGGTGCTGGAAATGACATCGAACGAGCCACCGATCTGGCCCGCAAAATGGTCTGCAATTGGGGCATGAGCAATAGTTTGGGACCTCTGGCCTTCGGAAAACGGGAAGAACATATCTTCTTGGGGCGGGAAATTGCCCAACATCGCGATTTTAGCGAGGAAACCGCCCGATTAATTGACGCCGAAATCAAGGGGTTCGTTGAACAGTCCTACCAAAGGGTCAGAGTGCTCATTCGTCAGAATGAACCCGGTCTGCATGCCCTGGCCAAAGCTTTACTCGAAAAAGAGACTCTGAGCAGCGATGAGGTCGACGCCATCGTTTCCCAACATGCGAATTCTGACCTGCCGCCGCCAAACGATACCGCCGATTCAGACCTGCCCTCGGCGGTCAACAGCTAG
- a CDS encoding HisA/HisF-related TIM barrel protein codes for MANRKQRISPVIISTAFGPGGSGIFPYSWLPTYRRLLRVVRQTGTTIISKSATRRQRRGNFIPANPLTWGYIRRIPELGMLNAYGLTNQGVEVCAAEIRQSLIDGYNVIPNFYPEFSRGEETAIRETLEAIEIYRKTLGVDFGGLELNFSCPNVQEAVAENITQAIACVRAVRRYAELFLIAKISVMHPFEFAQELENLGVGAIHGVNTIPYAMIFPAGRFPPSPLAAAGGGGVSGGPAFPAALVYNRELRKKVKLFLIMGCGVSCLADVKRYFDLGADAVSICTMALRRPGEVARLVETMNKKD; via the coding sequence ATGGCAAACAGAAAGCAGAGAATCTCTCCGGTGATTATCTCCACGGCGTTCGGGCCAGGGGGCAGCGGCATTTTTCCTTACTCCTGGTTGCCAACCTATCGGCGCCTGCTTCGAGTAGTGCGGCAAACCGGGACTACAATTATAAGCAAATCTGCCACTCGGCGGCAGCGGCGGGGGAATTTTATTCCTGCCAATCCCCTTACCTGGGGATATATCAGGCGGATACCGGAACTGGGAATGCTCAATGCCTACGGTCTCACCAACCAGGGAGTGGAGGTGTGTGCTGCCGAGATCAGACAGTCTCTAATCGACGGATATAATGTCATTCCCAATTTTTATCCGGAATTTTCTAGAGGTGAGGAGACGGCAATCCGGGAGACCCTGGAAGCCATTGAGATTTACCGGAAGACTTTAGGGGTTGATTTTGGGGGATTGGAACTGAACTTTTCCTGTCCCAATGTGCAAGAGGCTGTTGCCGAGAATATAACCCAGGCGATTGCCTGCGTGCGGGCAGTGCGGCGGTATGCTGAACTTTTTCTTATAGCCAAGATTAGCGTTATGCATCCATTTGAATTTGCACAGGAATTAGAAAACTTAGGAGTAGGGGCGATTCATGGGGTAAATACGATTCCCTATGCCATGATCTTTCCAGCAGGGCGTTTCCCACCCTCACCATTGGCGGCGGCAGGGGGGGGCGGGGTTTCAGGCGGACCCGCTTTCCCCGCAGCTCTGGTCTATAACCGGGAATTGCGGAAGAAGGTGAAACTTTTTCTCATTATGGGGTGTGGGGTGAGTTGTTTGGCTGACGTCAAACGCTACTTTGACCTGGGGGCGGATGCGGTGAGTATCTGTACGATGGCCTTGCGGCGACCGGGGGAGGTGGCGCGGCTGGTGGAGACAATGAATAAAAAAGATTGA
- a CDS encoding helix-turn-helix domain-containing protein translates to MNTEILLKKRFFRPDEVAELLLISKRTIYRMIHDGRLDGVDKNRRPLRVPREAILSLFPVDAWAN, encoded by the coding sequence ATGAACACGGAAATATTATTAAAAAAACGTTTTTTCCGTCCGGATGAAGTGGCTGAGCTCCTCCTTATATCCAAGCGTACCATATATCGTATGATCCATGACGGCCGCCTCGACGGCGTCGATAAAAACCGACGTCCCCTGCGCGTCCCCCGGGAAGCCATCCTCAGCCTTTTTCCGGTCGATGCTTGGGCCAATTAA
- a CDS encoding helix-turn-helix domain-containing protein, translated as MMMEKLVRPREVACQLAVSRSTVYRWFWEGKLRGVRLKTGSLRIIAASVEAMVGEVW; from the coding sequence ATGATGATGGAAAAACTTGTGCGTCCTAGAGAGGTTGCTTGCCAACTGGCGGTGTCGCGTTCCACGGTCTATCGCTGGTTTTGGGAAGGGAAGCTGAGAGGGGTGCGGTTGAAAACCGGCAGCCTCAGAATAATCGCCGCCTCGGTGGAGGCAATGGTGGGGGAGGTTTGGTGA
- a CDS encoding helix-turn-helix domain-containing protein, which produces MIKEKLVRPSEVARQLAVSRSTVYRWFWEGKLKGVKISKRSLRILVSSVEKIFNECW; this is translated from the coding sequence ATGATTAAAGAAAAGCTTGTCCGTCCCAGCGAAGTTGCCCGGCAATTGGCTGTTTCCCGCTCCACCGTTTATCGCTGGTTTTGGGAGGGAAAACTTAAGGGAGTAAAGATCAGCAAGCGCAGCTTACGCATTTTAGTCAGTTCGGTGGAAAAGATCTTTAATGAATGTTGGTAG
- a CDS encoding ChaB family protein, whose translation MRDTEVAYCASGVLAEVEELPDKARKLWMQAFHEALGKYFGDVEKAEAMAWRAFKGERKREKVSVGKMEGLINAGTEPIKRKN comes from the coding sequence ATGAGGGATACAGAGGTGGCCTACTGTGCATCTGGAGTTTTAGCTGAAGTTGAGGAACTGCCTGATAAGGCGAGAAAATTGTGGATGCAAGCGTTTCATGAGGCCTTGGGGAAGTATTTCGGCGATGTGGAAAAGGCGGAGGCGATGGCCTGGAGAGCTTTTAAGGGTGAGAGAAAGAGGGAGAAGGTGTCGGTTGGAAAGATGGAAGGACTTATTAATGCCGGGACAGAGCCTATAAAGCGAAAGAATTGA